The nucleotide sequence GGAGAAGAGTTGTAGATTCTTTTTAGTAAGTGcctcctgtctgctgctggaatACATCAATTGTATCTTTACCCTCCATTTCCAAATGTGCAGGTGtgtctgtttcattgattggTTGCCCATCAAATCAGAATCTGATCTGCCTCATTGACAAACCCTGTCGTTCACAATAGGCTTTCATTAGTTTACTAAGTGGTGTGTGCCTCTTAATCTTAAAGTGCACCACTGAACCATCTTGCCCTGCCACCTTCAGATTAATGTGGTcgttgttttcagtcttgactCCTTCCTTCGGCTTTTCGTCGGCCATTGCGAGTCCCGAGGTCTCCTCCGCTTCACAAAAGAGGCACCAGGATGGTCCGCTCCAAGGGAACGGGGGAGAAGCAGCAGCgtcaggagcaggagcaggaggaggaggaggaagatgatggtgatgatggtgaggaagaggaggagaggaaaaaggaggaggaggaggtggaggaggaggaggaggaagagcgaAGGTTTATATTCTATAACATTTCCCACAATAGAAACATAGGTGTCATGGTTCATGTTACtctatagacacatacacatgccTTTTATGTTTATAATGAATTTGctggaaaatgtttttgaatcTTCAGTATATATGGTTCAAAATATAAGTTTGCTTCCAAGGAAAATAATTCATCTCAGGGTGTCTAGTTTCATCTTCTGATGAAATCTTTCATTCACTCCACTGACCCTACTTTCACCACAAAGTAAAGAATGCCTTGTGTTTTTGAATATGGCTCCTTGCTTCTATACAGCTTACAGTCATGTAGGGAGatctgatacacacacatatacacatatgtggtaGGTGTGATCAGGAGAAGCCCTGTTCAATTAAATGTCTGACCCCACCGCCTTTGACAGAAGTAAAGAGATGCTGGCTCCATACTGAGGAACATATGCCTTTTACACAGTAAAATTCCTGATCAGTCTCCAGTAACCAGGGCTGCATTGAAGATGTTTGGTGACTCAAAGTCATGGGAGCAAATATGTGAGAAACCCCCACACCTTGTGGCCTATAAAAATGAGGCATGACAGTATCACTACTTTTGGCAGTCTTTGTGAGCATTTTTCCTCCCTTGGAGCCCTATACCAGAGtatagaaaggagaggagggtatTTCTACCCTGACCCTCAGCGGCAATGGCAATTTGCAGTTTATGGCAGTGGGAGACATGTGCTTGCCCAGGTGAACTTGCAACTGGAGTCATAGACCTCTCAATTATTTCTGCCTTCtgattttctgtttccttttatgAGCACTGTCAGTGATTAGTGTTCTTGGGAAAAATTGTTTCCAGTTTTGAGAGTTACCTCATGGGTACTCCTTAGTTTAGAAATTCTTGAATTCTAGAGTTGAAGGCTGGCTAACAATAGGGAAAAGATTTCCTTAATAGTATgctttttgaaagagaaaaggaccaatttgttaaaaaaaattataagcagctctttttgtggtgactaagaattggaaattgaatgggatgcccatcaattggggaatggctaaacaagttgtggtgtaagattgaaatggaatatcattgtgctataagaaatgacaagcaggatgatttcagaaaaacctggaaagatttacatgaactgatacataatgaagtgaacaaaaccaggagaacattgtacaccgtaacagcaatattgtttgatgaagaactgtgaatgacttttctattctcagcaatgcaatgacccaagacaatcctaaaggactaataatgaagcatactatccacttcgagaaaaagaactgatattatttaaatacagactgaagcatgatatttttcactttctttcattttcttttatttgagtcttcttgcacaaaatgactaatgtgaaatgtttaacctatatctgattgcttaccatctcagagtgggagggtggggaagagagggacagaatttggaactcaaaactttaaacaatgtttaaaaattgttttggcatgtaattgggggaaaattatatacacgtatatgtatatatgttatgtgtacatatatatgcacacacagaatATGCTCTTTTTGGAGGAGAATATATTTAATAGACCTTACCTGCTGATAGAGTATTAAAACAATATTATGAGGGGCCAGGAAATCTAGATCTTACAAACCTTACATGATAATTGTTGTGAGTTATTTGGAAAGTGCAACTCCAAGGTGAGTGAGAAATACTGTTCAGCAGTCTCACAAAGAATCTTAGGGGAagaattatatagatatatagatatagacatatatatgtaatggaCTCTTTCTCTTTGAGTTTCTTATATTTCTGTGTGTTGATGCACATCTTGGAGTTTTAATACAGTTTCAGTGCTGAAGGAAGCAAAACGTTAATCCATACCCAATATTCCTATTGTACAGTGAATGCCTCTGAAGGAGGAGATCCTGTTACCCATATGGGGTACTTTATACTCCATCTCAATaatttcagagaaaggaagacatcttgattgaatcaatcaatcagagaTCCGAACTAAGTGTGTACAAGCCTTATTTctactgaatcaatcaatcagatcTAAGTCTTTAATTAATTTAGAAGGAGTAAAGGTCattggatgaaatgaaatgatgctACATAAGATGTGTATTGTCACTGGTTGTGAAATCATAACCTGCAAGGCTTATATAAAAAGAACAGGCTGGTTCTTAACTGAGTATTTGGTAGCTTAATAGGGAGCAGTTTCAGCCAAGATACTGACAAGAAATTGCTTGGGGGTGAGGATAGGGAATGAGGAGAAGACATTCCATTACCTCCCACCTCACTTGACCATAGGAAGCTCTTGTAAACTTCAAAATATCTAGATTTTG is from Trichosurus vulpecula isolate mTriVul1 chromosome 7, mTriVul1.pri, whole genome shotgun sequence and encodes:
- the LOC118857376 gene encoding small ubiquitin-related modifier 2-like; this encodes MADEKPKEGVKTENNDHINLKVAGQDGSVVHFKIKRHTPLSKLMKAYCERQDTPAHLEMEGKDTIDVFQQQTGGTY